One segment of Streptomyces sp. TG1A-8 DNA contains the following:
- a CDS encoding NAD(P)-dependent oxidoreductase, with amino-acid sequence MWSPTATAAPVLVTGGAGFIGSRLVRSLAAAGHRVRVLDDLTTGRPESVEKVRGVTLVRGSVLDADTVAEAARGTGLVLHLAGVVGMRLAAAQAGHAHAVGRQGTANVLARSGDAPVVLVSSSAVYGLSDSSADLREDVPVDRSVPVAYDGGAPGYATGKWEMERLGLQAAHRRPVLVVRPFNVVGPGQLGRYGMVLPTFFRQATAGVPLTVHGDGTQRRCFTDVDQFTRRLLDLVARDAAWRPAGNVFNIGSTTETSIGDLARLVLDATGSTAGVVHVPYESVFPGRTDVTGRVPRLDRLTEAVGPTDWLPAASLVRKTAEAWGVGPLTAAR; translated from the coding sequence ATGTGGTCCCCCACTGCGACGGCCGCGCCCGTCCTCGTCACCGGCGGCGCCGGCTTCATCGGCAGCCGCCTCGTGCGATCGCTCGCCGCCGCGGGTCACCGCGTCCGGGTCCTGGACGACCTGACGACAGGACGGCCGGAGTCGGTCGAGAAGGTCCGCGGGGTCACCCTCGTGCGGGGCAGCGTGCTGGACGCGGACACGGTGGCCGAGGCCGCCCGCGGCACCGGGCTCGTCCTGCACCTCGCCGGCGTCGTCGGCATGCGGCTCGCCGCGGCACAGGCCGGACACGCCCATGCCGTGGGGCGGCAGGGGACCGCGAACGTCCTGGCCCGCTCCGGTGACGCCCCCGTCGTCCTGGTGTCCAGCTCCGCCGTCTACGGGCTCAGCGACAGCTCCGCCGACCTGCGCGAGGACGTGCCCGTGGACCGGTCCGTCCCGGTCGCGTACGACGGCGGGGCCCCGGGGTACGCGACCGGCAAGTGGGAAATGGAGCGACTGGGGCTGCAGGCCGCCCACCGGCGGCCCGTGCTGGTGGTGCGGCCCTTCAACGTCGTCGGGCCGGGGCAGCTCGGCCGCTACGGCATGGTCCTGCCGACCTTCTTCCGGCAGGCCACGGCCGGGGTGCCGCTGACCGTCCACGGAGACGGCACGCAGCGCCGCTGCTTCACCGACGTCGACCAGTTCACCCGCCGGCTGCTCGACCTCGTCGCCCGCGACGCCGCGTGGCGTCCCGCCGGGAACGTCTTCAACATCGGCTCCACCACCGAGACGTCCATCGGGGACCTGGCCCGCCTGGTCCTCGACGCCACCGGCAGCACGGCCGGGGTCGTCCACGTGCCCTACGAGTCGGTCTTCCCGGGCCGCACCGACGTGACCGGACGTGTGCCCCGGCTGGACCGGCTGACGGAAGCGGTCGGGCCGACCGACTGGCTCCCGGCCGCCTCACTGGTCCGCAAGACGGCGGAGGCGTGGGGGGTCGGCCCGCTGACCGCCGCGCGGTGA